The stretch of DNA AACGGTTGATGCTCCTAAATGCGGGGTTACAATAATATTTGGGTTATCTAGTAATTCTGGATCAGCAACAGGTTCCTTTTCAAAAACATCAAGTGCAGCACCTGCAACATGGCCACTTTTAATAGCACGAACCAATGCCTTTTCATCAATAATTCCGCCTCGTGCGACGTTGACAAATCGGACACCTTTTTTTGTCTTGCTTAAGTATTCGTCATTTACCAAACCTTTGGTGTCATTTGTTAATGGTGTATGGATGGTAATGAAATCTGACTCACGTGCAATTAAATCGAGGCTAGCCTTTTTCATTCCGAGTTTTTCGGCTCTTTCTTCTGTTAAATATGGATCGTAGCCTAATATATTCATTCCAAAGCTTTTTGCACGCTTGGCAACTTCGGTTCCGATCTTACCCATACCTATGACACCAAGCGTTTTTTTGTATAATTCTACTCCCTTGAAAGAATTTCGGTCCCATTCTCCGCCAACTGTTTTCTTGTGCGCTTGGGGAATCATTCTTGCCATAGAAAGCATCATCGCTAATGTATGTTCCGTGGCCGCAATTGTGTTGGCACCTGGAGCATTGATAACAATTATCCCTTTTCCTGTAGCCGCGTTCACATCAATATTATCTACACCCACACCTGCCCTAGCAATTACCTTAAGACGGTCCGCATATTGAAGCAGCTCTGCGGTTACTTTCGTTTGGCTGCGTACAATTAAAGCTTCGTAATCTCCAATAATATTCTTTAGTTCTTCAAACTTTAATGTAGGCTGGCGCTCAACAATGAAGTTAGGGTGATCAAATAACTTTTTTAATCCAGTATCACTAATGCCGTCTGTTACAAGTACTTTAAACATTTTTTTACTCATCCTCTCATTTCTAGTTTTAAAATTAAAAAATCCCCCATAACAGACAGATTTGTCTTGTTATGAGGGACGTGATCTACGTGGTGCCACCCTCGTTTACTGCGTAAAAATGCTGCAGTCTCAAACTTGTTAACGGGAAATCCCGGGCATTCCTACTAAAAACTTCAGTCTGCCAGTTCAGAAGGGCTGGGCAGGTTTAAGAAATTGCACCGGTTCACAGCAGCCACCGGCTCTCTGAGGCATCTTCTTACTACCGTCTTCGTCATTACATTTTATTATTTAACTGAATTTAAAGAATATTCTACATCGATACCTTTAGTATTGTAAAGGGATAAAACAGAATATTTTAGCGATTAGCTATATTGAAAAAAAAAATTATAAAAATGTATACCAATGCTGGTGCGGCGGTAAGCGATTACATTGAATTTTTAAAAAAATTAGTCTATTGTAAATATATTGAGAGAATCATATAATGTCTACTATATAAATACAATTGTACGCATGTGGTAGACAGTGTGGGAGGGATAAATATGGAAGCAATTAAAATTGGTTTACTCGGATTAGGAACAGTCGGATCAGGTGTAGTGAAAATTATTAAAAATCACCAGGATAAATTAATGCACCAGGTAGGTTGTCCTGTGGTAGTAAAGAAAATACTGGTCCAAGATATACATAAAACAAGACCAGTAGAGGTAGATCCCACTTTGCTAACGTCATCCCCATCTGATATCCTACATGATAAAGAAATTGATGTTGTGATTGAAGTAATGGGTGGAGTCAAGGAAACAAAGGAATATTTACTAAGTGCTCTCCGCCAAGGAAAACATGTAGTAACGGCAAACAAGGATTTAATGGCCCTTCATGGATCAGAATTGTTAACAGTTGCTTCTGAGAATGGCTGTGATTTGTTTTATGAAGCTAGTGTTGCAGGCGGCATTCCAATCTTAAGAGGTTTAGTGGATGGCCTTGCATCTGATCGCATTACTCAAATGATGGGTATTGTAAATGGTACCACTAACTATATTTTAACAAAAATGAGCAAGGATGGAAGTGCTTATCTAGATGTTCTTAAAGAAGCACAAGAACTTGGTTTTGCAGAATCGGATCCAACCTCGGATGTAGAAGGGTTAGATGCTGCTCGAAAAATGACAATTTTAGCGACTTTAGGTTTTTCAATGAATATAGAGTTGGATGATGTAAAAGTATCTGGAATTTCAACAATTACAGAAGAAGACTTACGATATGGGAAGCAATTAGGGTATACAATGAAACTTTTAGGTTATGCTCACCGTGAAGGGGAAAAAGTAGAAGTAAGTGTTCAACCTACATTCTTATCTGATAACCATCCCTTGGCTTCCGTACAAAATGAGTATAATGCTGTTTATGTATACGGCGAAGCTGTTGGTGAAACAATGTTTTATGGACCAGGCGCAGGGAGTTTGCCAACTGCAACAGCAGTTGTTTCAGATTTAGTTGGGGTGATTAAAAATTTGCGTCTTGGAGTAAATGGCCGCAGTGCAGTAACTCCTCAATATCCTAAACGCTTAAAAGATGATAATGAGAAATACTCGAAATATTTCTTACGAATCCATGTACAGGATGAGGTTGGGGTATTCGCAGAACTCACTTCCATCTTTGCAAAGTATGGAGTCAGCTTTGAAAAAATATTACAACTGCCAGTTAAGAAACATGAAACATCTGAAATTGTCTTAGTTACACATAAAGCATCCTTAACAAATTACGATGCAATTCTTCATGAATTAAAAGATTTACCAGCGGTAAAAGAAGTAAAAAGTGCATATAGAGTAGTGAGGAAATCATTATGAGATGGCCAGGATTAATTGAAGCATATAAAGAATTTTTACCAGTAAATAGTGAAACACCAATGTTAACATTAAATGAAGGAAATACTCCGCTTGTGAAGCTAGAACGGCTTTCAAAGGAATTGGATGTGGAGCTTTTCGTTAAACTAGAAGGAGCAAATCCAACAGGTTCCTTTAAAGACCGAGGAATGGTTATGGCTGTCGCAAAGGCCGCAGAATCTGGAAGTAAAACAGTCATCTGTGCCTCAACAGGTAATACTTCTGCCGCAGCTGCTGCTTATGCCGCTCGGGCAGGATTACGTTGTATTATCGTTATTCCTGAAGGGAAAATTGCCTTAGGAAAGCTTGCTCAAGCCATGATGTATGGAGCAGAAATTATCTCGATTGAGGGGAATTTTGACCAAGCATTACAAATGGTGCGAAATATCAGTAAAGAACAACCGATTACCCTAGTTAATTCGGTTAATCCATTTCGTTTAGAAGGACAAAAAACTGCAGCCTTTGAAGTATGTGATCAGCTAGGATTTGCTCCTGACATTTTAGCGATTCCAGTTGGAAACGCTGGGAATATTAGTGCCTATTGGAAAGGATTTAAAGAATACTCCAACCATAAAGGAACAGGATTACCAAAAATGTATGGCTTTGAAGCAGCTGGGGCGGCAGCTCTTGTTCACAATCGTGTCTTTGAAAATCCAGAAACAATTGCAACAGCCATTCGAATTGGTAATCCAGCAAGCTGGGATTTAGCCGTATCTGCTGTACAAGAATCCAATGGTTTATTTGATGAAGTTAGCGATGATGAAATTGTTGCTGCCTATAAGAAAATTGCAGTCAGTGAAGGGATTTTTGCTGAACCAGCCTCATGTGCATCAATTGCTGGAGTTCTGAAGTCTATTCAAAAGGGCAAAATCGAAAAGGGATCAAAAATCGTTGCTGTCCTTACCGGAAATGGTTTGAAAGATCCTGATACCGCTATTCAAAGCAGCCTTGTGGATGTGAAGAAATTACCAAATGATGAACAAGCCGTGACACAACATATCAAGGGAGTTGTCAATCGATGACTCTGACTGATGAGAAGTTTGTTATCAAAGTGCCAGCAAGTTCTGCTAACCTTGGACCTGGCTTTGACTCAATCGGAATCGCGCTTAATTTATTTTTAAGTTTAGAAGTAGAGAAAAGTGAGAAGTGGGAGTGTTTTTCCACTTCTGAGGAATTAAAAGATCTGCCTTCTGATGAACAGCATTTTATTTGTCAAATTGCCTTACAAACAGCAGCAAAATATGGCAAGGAACTTCATCCATGTAAAATCAAGGTTGAGAGTGAAATTCCATTAGCTCGTGGTCTCGGTTCAAGTGCATCGGCTATCATTGCGGGCATTGAACTGGCTGATTACATTGGAGAACTAGGTTTAACTAAGAAAGAAAAATTATTGCTTTCTACAGAGATAGAAGGTCATCCAGATAATGTTGGAGCCTCTTTATACGGAGGACTTGTGATCGGCAGTTACCAGCAAGGAGAAGTTGATATCGTTTCTATTTCAGATATTACGTTTGAGATGGTTGCTGTAATACCAAAGGAAAGCTTGTTAACCAAGGATTCTCGTGGTGTTTTGCCAATTGAATTTTCTTATAAAGATAGTATTCTTGCTTCGTCAATTTCCAATGTGTTAGTCGCTGCCCTCCTTAGTCAAAACTGGGAATTGGCTGGGAAGATGATGGAAAGAGATATTTTTCACCAGCCATATCGGAAACCACTGATTCCGTTTTATGATGAAGTGGCAACATTCGCAAAAGCGGAAGGGGCATTCGGTGTTGCCTTAAGTGGTGCTGGCCCGACTATTCTATGCTTTTGTGAAAAAGGGAAGGCAACGGGACTAGAAAAATCCTTAAATTCAGCTTTTCCTGACATGACAGCTAAACAACTTAGCATTAACTTTACAGGAAGTTCTGTATCCAAATTAAATAATTGCATAGTGAAATAGGGTCGAGATTTATATCGGCCCTATTTCTTTTTACTTATGGTGGAGAGAGGACTACCCTTTTAGTCCTTGCAGCCATTCTTGATAACAATCATCACAAAGAATTTCGTCTCTTTCTGTATTAGAACTTAGAAATGTAACATAGTGATGTTGTTTTTCCTCTATTTCATTTACACAATAAAAACACTTTTCCTGCATATTGACCTTTCTCCTTTTCTTAGAGGTTTTTTTAGTTTTTCTTAAAAAGTTATTATGTTACATAGAAATAATCTCCACCTATTTACGAGGATATCTTGAGAAATATTGGTTTACCAAGTAGAGTTAAACTAAATTGGAAATAGCTAAAATGGGAGGAAAGGAATATGACGTTTACGAACAAAGTTGTCATTGTAACTGGAGCAGCAAATGGTATTGGTCGTGGTATTGCTTCTGCCTATGCAGAAAAGGGTGCTACGGTGTTGCTTGCAGATGTGGAAGAGGCAAAAGGGAAACAGACAGAATCTGCACTAAAACAGACTGGTGCAGAAGTATTTTTTGTAAAGACCGACGTAAGAAGTGAAAGTGATATTATCAATTTAATGGAGACAGCAAAAAGGACCTATGGTCGAATTGATGTGTTAATCAATAATGCGGGTAAAGGTTTGTTTAAATCAGTCTATGAAGTAACGGTAGAGGAATGGGATGATATTATCAGGACCAATCTGAGAAGTGTTTTTCTCTGTTCACGAGAAGCGGCAAAGTTTATGCGTGATAATGAAGACGGGGGAACGATTGTAAACATCGCATCAACCCGCGCAATTATGTCTGAGCCAAATTCTGAAGGGTACGCGGCAACAAAAGGTGGAATTGTCGCCATAACCCATGCCTTGGCTGCATCACTGAGTGAGGATCGAATCACCGTAAATGCAATTTCACCTGGTTGGATACATACAGGCGACTATTCCCAATTGACACCACTTGATCATGAACAGCATTTTTCAAAGCGAGTTGGTAAACCGGATGATATAGCAAGGGCATGTTTATACCTAACAGCAAAGGAAAATGATTTTGTTACAGGGATTAATATGGTTATTGATGGTGGGATGACGAGAAAAATGATCTATGAAGAATAAAGATATCCATGTTTTCGTTAGGTACCACGCTGGGTCATTATATGTTAAAATAGTGTAAAAATTGGAAAAATTGAAAGGAGGATAATTAAATGAAGCTGCCAATCATTCAAACAAAACTACGGATTCCGGTTGTCAAAGATGAATTCATTAGACGGGCTCAACTAACGAAGAAATTGAAGAAAATTCCTAGCTACCCTTTGACCATAGTTCATTCCGGAGCTGGTTTTGGGAAAAGTACGGCATTGGCTTTATTTATGAGGGATGAAAGAATCCCTGGCTGCTGGTATTCCATTTCTTCGATGGATGACGACATCCTTCCGTTCCTTTCCTATATCATTCATTGTGTCCGAGGTTTTGTTCCTAACTTTGGACAAGAAATTGCCAAGTATATCGAAACAATGGATCGGTACATGCGGGAAGAAGATCTAAGTTATTTATGCACGTTGTTCATTAATGAAATCCTTGATGTTCAATCCGATATTACCTTAATTTTGGACGACTATCATCAAATCGAGCATTCATACACCATCAACAGC from Neobacillus sp. CF12 encodes:
- the serA gene encoding phosphoglycerate dehydrogenase, with the translated sequence MFKVLVTDGISDTGLKKLFDHPNFIVERQPTLKFEELKNIIGDYEALIVRSQTKVTAELLQYADRLKVIARAGVGVDNIDVNAATGKGIIVINAPGANTIAATEHTLAMMLSMARMIPQAHKKTVGGEWDRNSFKGVELYKKTLGVIGMGKIGTEVAKRAKSFGMNILGYDPYLTEERAEKLGMKKASLDLIARESDFITIHTPLTNDTKGLVNDEYLSKTKKGVRFVNVARGGIIDEKALVRAIKSGHVAGAALDVFEKEPVADPELLDNPNIIVTPHLGASTVEAQEKVAQEVSEEIIEILETQSIRNAVNMPQMSGESQQKMQPYLLLGEQMGQLVVQLLKHAPSKIEINYYGDLIEEDTELLTRTMIKGILSYHLSDSVNLINALHLLKGQGVSYNVQKNANNKGFANYMELSITKGSETAKIGATVLNGYGARIVKINEYRIDVRPESHLLLVKHQDVPGMIGKVGSLLGDYQINIGTMQVGRTTVGGEAIMVLTLDKEITTEVIRALTQINGLNEAQSLELENVDSFYPGRFELEKVK
- a CDS encoding homoserine dehydrogenase, encoding MEAIKIGLLGLGTVGSGVVKIIKNHQDKLMHQVGCPVVVKKILVQDIHKTRPVEVDPTLLTSSPSDILHDKEIDVVIEVMGGVKETKEYLLSALRQGKHVVTANKDLMALHGSELLTVASENGCDLFYEASVAGGIPILRGLVDGLASDRITQMMGIVNGTTNYILTKMSKDGSAYLDVLKEAQELGFAESDPTSDVEGLDAARKMTILATLGFSMNIELDDVKVSGISTITEEDLRYGKQLGYTMKLLGYAHREGEKVEVSVQPTFLSDNHPLASVQNEYNAVYVYGEAVGETMFYGPGAGSLPTATAVVSDLVGVIKNLRLGVNGRSAVTPQYPKRLKDDNEKYSKYFLRIHVQDEVGVFAELTSIFAKYGVSFEKILQLPVKKHETSEIVLVTHKASLTNYDAILHELKDLPAVKEVKSAYRVVRKSL
- the thrC gene encoding threonine synthase, yielding MRWPGLIEAYKEFLPVNSETPMLTLNEGNTPLVKLERLSKELDVELFVKLEGANPTGSFKDRGMVMAVAKAAESGSKTVICASTGNTSAAAAAYAARAGLRCIIVIPEGKIALGKLAQAMMYGAEIISIEGNFDQALQMVRNISKEQPITLVNSVNPFRLEGQKTAAFEVCDQLGFAPDILAIPVGNAGNISAYWKGFKEYSNHKGTGLPKMYGFEAAGAAALVHNRVFENPETIATAIRIGNPASWDLAVSAVQESNGLFDEVSDDEIVAAYKKIAVSEGIFAEPASCASIAGVLKSIQKGKIEKGSKIVAVLTGNGLKDPDTAIQSSLVDVKKLPNDEQAVTQHIKGVVNR
- the thrB gene encoding homoserine kinase, giving the protein MTLTDEKFVIKVPASSANLGPGFDSIGIALNLFLSLEVEKSEKWECFSTSEELKDLPSDEQHFICQIALQTAAKYGKELHPCKIKVESEIPLARGLGSSASAIIAGIELADYIGELGLTKKEKLLLSTEIEGHPDNVGASLYGGLVIGSYQQGEVDIVSISDITFEMVAVIPKESLLTKDSRGVLPIEFSYKDSILASSISNVLVAALLSQNWELAGKMMERDIFHQPYRKPLIPFYDEVATFAKAEGAFGVALSGAGPTILCFCEKGKATGLEKSLNSAFPDMTAKQLSINFTGSSVSKLNNCIVK
- a CDS encoding glucose 1-dehydrogenase, encoding MTFTNKVVIVTGAANGIGRGIASAYAEKGATVLLADVEEAKGKQTESALKQTGAEVFFVKTDVRSESDIINLMETAKRTYGRIDVLINNAGKGLFKSVYEVTVEEWDDIIRTNLRSVFLCSREAAKFMRDNEDGGTIVNIASTRAIMSEPNSEGYAATKGGIVAITHALAASLSEDRITVNAISPGWIHTGDYSQLTPLDHEQHFSKRVGKPDDIARACLYLTAKENDFVTGINMVIDGGMTRKMIYEE